From the Primulina tabacum isolate GXHZ01 chromosome 3, ASM2559414v2, whole genome shotgun sequence genome, one window contains:
- the LOC142539211 gene encoding protein SUPPRESSOR OF K(+) TRANSPORT GROWTH DEFECT 1-like, producing MYSNFKEQAIEYVRQAVAEDNAGNYAKAFPLYMNALEYFRTHLKYEKNPNIKEAITQKFTEYLRRAEEIRAMLDEGGPGPASNSDSGFSGRPKTKPKDGNDGEDGPKEKLRSGLNSAIIREKPNVKWNDVAGLESAKKALKEAVILPVNFPQFFTGKRRPWKAFLLYGPPGTGKSYLAKAVATEADSTFFSISSSDLVSKWMGESEKLVSNLFQMARESSPSIIFIDEIDSLAGQRGEGNESEASRRIKTELLVQMQGVGHNDDKVLVLAATNTPYALDQAIRRRFDKRIYIPLPDLNARQHMFKVHLGDTPHNLTESDFEDLASKTKGFSGSDVFVCVKDVLFEPVRKTQDAVFFREASNGMWMPCGPKQRGAVQITMQQLAAQGLAAKIIPPPISRPDFDKVLSRQRPTVSKTDLDVHERFTREFGEEG from the exons ATGTATAGCAATTTCAAAGAACAAGCAATCGAGTATGTACGGCAAGCAGTAGCAGAAGACAACGCTGGCAACTACGCAAAGGCTTTCCCTTTGTATATGAACGCGTTGGAGTATTTCAGAACCCATCTCAAGTATGAGAAGAACCCTAACATTAAGGAAGCTATAACTCAGAAATTCACTGAATACTTGCGGCGAGCTGAGGAGATCCGAGCCATGCTCGATGAGGGCGGCCCGGGGCCAGCATCAAACTCGGATTCTGGTTTTTCTGGTCGGCCTAAGACCAAGCCTAAGGATGGAAATGATGGGGAGGACGGGCCTAAGGAGAAGCTGCGGTCCGGGTTGAATTCGGCAATCATCAGGGAAAAGCCTAATGTTAAATGGAATGATGTTGCTGGGTTGGAAAGCGCCAAGAAAGCGCTGAAGGAGGCTGTTATCCTTCCTGTGAATTTCCCGCAGTTTTTTACTG GCAAGAGACGCCCATGGAAGGCTTTTCTTTTATACGGTCCACCTGGAACAGGAAAGTCCTACTTAGCCAAGGCTGTTGCCACTGAAGCTGATTCAACCTTTTTCAG CATTTCTTCATCAGACTTGGTTTCAAAGTGGATGGGTGAGAGTGAGAAGCTGGTATCTAATCTATTCCAAATGGCTCGTGAAAGTTCTCCATCaatcatattcattgatgaaATAGATTCCCTGGCCGGCCAGCGTGGAGAAGGAAATGAGAGTGAGGCTTCCAGGCGAATAAAAACAGAATTGCTAGTGCAGATGCAG GGAGTGGGTCACAATGATGATAAAGTTCTTGTTCTTGCTGCTACAAATACACCTTATGCGCTTGATCAG GCTATCAGGCGACGGTTTGATAAGCGCATTTACATCCCTCTGCCAGATCTTAATGCGAGACAACACATGTTCAAA GTGCATTTAGGAGATACTCCTCATAACTTGACTGAAAGTGATTTTGAAGACTTAGCTAGTAAAACCAAAGGGTTCTCTGGTTCAGATGTTTTTGTTTGT GTCAAGGATGTGTTGTTTGAGCCTGTGCGTAAAACACAAGATGCCGTGTTTTTTAGGGAGGCTTCTAATGGCATGTGGATGCCATGTGGCCCTAAACAACGAGGTGCTGTGCAGATAACAATGCAGCAGCTTGCTGCTCAAGGACTTGCAGCCAAG ATAATCCCACCTCCCATATCAAGACCAGATTTTGATAAGGTGCTGTCAAGACAAAGACCAACGGTCAGCAAAACTGATTTGGATGTGCACGAGCGATTCACCCGGGAATTCGGCGAAGAGGGTTGA